The segment CCGGCGAGACTCTCTGGCGCCTCGCCTTCATCGCCGGGCTGATCGCGGCACCGCTGCTCTATCGCGGCTTCGGCGGCCAAATCCCCTTCGCGATCACCCCTGCCGCGCCCTTGCTGATCGCCGGCGGCCTCTTGGTCGGCATCGGCACGCGCATGGGCAACGGCTGCACCAGCGGGCATGGCGTCTGCGGCCTCGCCCGCCTTTCGCCGCGCTCGCTCGCCGCGACGCTCACTTTCATGGCGACCGGAATCGGCACCGTCTTCGTCGTCCGCCATTTGCTCGGAGGCTGAGCGATGACGAAATTCGCGGCCTTCCTCTGCGGACTCATCTTCGGCTTTGGCCTCGTCGTCGCTCAGATGTCCAACCCGTCGAAAGTGCTCAACTTCCTCGACATCGCCGGACATTGGGACCCAAGCCTCGCCTTCGTGATGGGCGGCGCGGTGATCGTCACTTTCCTCGGCTACCGGCTCGTGGGGCGTGCGCCCGTTTCGCTCACCGGCCGGCCTTTCGAAGCGCCGCGGACCTTGCCGATCGATGCCCGGCTCGTCAGTGGCGCGGCGCTCTTCGGAATCGGCTGGGGCCTCGTCGGCCTCTGCCCCGGCCCGGCCATCGTCGCGCTCGGCGTCGATGGATGGGAGGCCGTGCTCTTCATCGCCGCCATGGCTATCGGAATGGTGCTCTACGACCGCGTCCTGCGCCCGATCCTGCCATCGGACAGCCCTGATCCCGGAGGTATCGCCGCAGTCTCGCGTCCCCGCTGACCGCGCGCGTTTAGCTTCGATCAACCTAAATCCAGATGGCGCCGCCCATTTGCATGAGTTGGGCGCGATTTGCGAAAAAAAGCGCTATACACGTCTTCGCATCCCGCGCTGGAAGCGGGGCAGCAAGCGAGGAGGCTTCATGGCCGATCCCGAACCGGGCGAAGACACGGGGACAGTCCCGCCCAAGCCCGATTTTTCTGCCAATGCCTTGCGGCGCGACACGGCTGTCATCGACGGCACGGCCGAAGATCTGACGCCGCAAGACTCGCATCAGGAATCGCAAGAGACGGCGGACGTATCGGAACCCGTCGCCCACACCGCGCTCCCCCTCAGCGAAAGCGAAACGACCCCCGTCGAAGACGCAAGCGAATCGCCGGAGCCGGCTCCAGAGGAGGCCCCCTCGGAACCGTCTTCCCCTGAAACGCCGCCTCGCGCGGGCGAAACCAGGCCCCGCCGCGGCGGCGTTCTGGCCCCGGCGCTCCTATCGCTCATCATCGGCGGCGCGGCGGGTTTCGGCGGCGCCTACGGGCTGCGCTATCTCGACAATTCGGATGCCGAAATCAATGCGCTGCGCGTGCAACTCGCGCATCTGGAAATGCAGCAGCCTGACGTCGCCCGGCAGAACGCGCAGACCGAGGCGCTCGCCAACGCGCAGAGCGATTTCGGTAAGCGTCTGGCGACGACCGAGGCCGCGGTCAACGCCAATGCTGACGCCCTGACCGCCTTGCGCGGCGAGGTCGCAAAACTGGCCGCGCGCAAGCCCGTCGCGGCGGTGGCCGGAGCGGCGCCGGACCTCGGCCCGCTGACGCAACAGGTCACGGACCTGCAAGACAAATTGACCGCACTGACGACGCAGGTCGGCGGCCTCTCCGGCAGCCTCGCGGCGCAAAAAAGCCAGGTCACCGCCACGCAGAATCTCGTCGCGCAAAGCGCGGCGGCCCATGCCGACGATACCGCCGTCGCGCTCATCGCCGGCAGCCTGCTGCGCAAGGCGGAAGCCGGTCTGCCCTTTGCGGATGACCTTTCGGCACTGGCGGCGCATGGCGCCGACAAGGCTGCGCTCGCCAGCCTCGAGCCAGCGGCACGCAGCGGCGTTCCGGCCAGCGCCACACTCGCCGCGCAATTCGCGGCCGAGAGCCCCGCCATCCTCGCCACCGCGCCCGCGCCGCATGCCAAAGGCTTTCTCGATCGCCTGCTGAAGGATGCCGAAGGCCTGGTGCGTATCCGCAAGATCGGTGACACAAGCGGCGACAGCCTTGCCGCGCATGTGGCGCGCATCCAGAAGGCGCTCGACGCCGGCGCGGTCGAAACCGCCTATCAGCAATGGACCGCACTGCCCGCGCCCGCGCAGCAGGCATCGCGGGATTTCGGCACGGCGGCGAAACACCGGCTCGATACGATCGCCGCGGCGCGCGCGATCGAGGCTTCGGCGCTCGCCAACCTCGGTAAGGCGAAATCTTGAGACACCACCCACCAGCAAGCGCCAGCCATCGTGGCGCTTTCGTACGCATGAACCTGTGCTAGGCTCCCGCCGGGGCGCCGGCCAGTAGGACGAGTTTGCCGATGATCCGCGTTCTGATTTTCCTTTTGCTGCTCGCCGCCGGGGCGCTTGGCATTTCCTGGCTCGCCAACCATCCCGGCGAGATCTCGCTGACCTGGCAGGGCTATAATATCCAGACGACGGTCGCGGTCGCGTCCGGCATCATCGCCGCGATCGCGCTGATCCTGGCGCTCGTCTTCGGCCTTTTCGGCTATCTCTGGAACCTGCCGGTGCATCTATCGCAGCGGGCGAAGCGCCGCCGCAAGGAGAAGGGCTATGCCGCCCTTTCGCGCGGCATGATCGCGATCGGCGCCGGCGATGCACAGCTTGCCCGCCGCTCCGCCGCCGAGGCCCGCAAACATCTCGAACAGGAGCCGCTGACCCTCCTGCTCGGGGCGCAGGCGGCGCAGCTCTCCGGCGACCGCGCCGGCGCCGAAGCCGCCTTCCAGAAGCTGACGCAGGATTCGACGACCCGGCTGCTCGGCCTGCGCGGCCTGCATGTCGAGGCGCAGCGGCGTGGCGACCAGGACGCGGCGCTGCATTTCGCCGAGGAGGCACACAAGATCGCCCCGCTCGCCTGGTCGAGCAAGGCAGTCCTCGACCATCGCGCCGCACAAGGCCGCTGGGAGACCGCGCTCGATGTGCTCGACCGGCAGATTTCCGCCAAGCTCATCGACAAGGAAACGGGCGAGCGCCAGCGCGCCGTGCTCGAAACGGCGCTGGCGCAGGAGAAAGAATCGCAGGGCGAATGGGAACAGGCGCTCGTGTTGGCGCGCAAAGCCCTGAGCCGGGCGCCGGACCTCATTCCCGCCAGCGTCGCGTTGGCGCAGATCCTCACCCGCCGGGGAGAATTGCGCAAAGCCGCGAAAATCGTCGAGACCGCCTGGGACCGCCAGCCGCATCCCGAACTCGCCGAGGTCTATCTCGATCTGCGGCCGGGCGATTCCAATGCCGACCGGCTGGCCAAGGCGCGCACGCTTGCCAGAATCCGGCCGGGCGATCCCGAAAGCCATATCATCGTCGCCCGCGCCGCGCTGGCCGCGCGCGATTTCCCGGCCGCGCGCGCCGCGATGGCGCCGCTGATCGACGAAGACAAGCGGCCAACGCAGCGCATGTGCCTCATCATGGCCGAACTCGAAGACCGCGAGACAGGCGACGAAGGCAAGGTGCGCGAATGGCTGGCCCGCAGCGCCCGCGCGCCGCGCGACCCGGTGTGGATGGCGGATGGCATCGCCGCCTCCAAATGGGCGCCGATCTCGCCCGCAACCGGCCGGCTCGACGCTTTCGTCTGGCAGACCCCGGCCGACCGGCTGGGCACCGCGATCGAGGCCGATTCCTGGATCGCCCAGGCCGGGACGGCCGCCCTCGAACCGCCAGCGGCCGAGCCCCCTGAGCCTCCCCGTCTTGTCGTCGCGGCGCCCGAAGTCCTCCCGCCTCCGGCCGAGACTTCTGAGGCCCAGACGTCCGCGCCGCCCGAGATCATCGCCCCGCCCAAAGCGGAGAGGCCAAGCTTCCGGGCCAATGGCGCACCGGCGAGCCAGAAGGTGATTTTCCCCATGCCCGGCGCGCCGGACGATCCCGGCCTTGCCGAGGAACCCGAAGCGCCCGCGGCCGGCGACAGGATCGGGCTGCCCTGACCGCCACGCCGCCGGCCGTCTCGCTTGCATCGGGGAAGAGGAATCGGCACCGGCTGACGCCCGCGCGGTTGCCAAATCGCCGGCAACCGGCATAAGAGAAGCGCGCGGCGGGTTTCCGGCCGCCAGGTAAGATATTTGGAGCGCCGCCTTATCGGAAAAGCCGTTCAGCTTTTCTGCGGACGTTCTGGAACGCCGCAATAGCTCAGCTGGTAGAGCACCTCATTCGTAATGAGGGGGTCGGGGGTTCGAATCCCTCTTGCGGCACCAGAAATATCTAATCCGCGCGAACGCCCGCAAGCAGCATCTGCTCGAAAAGCTAATGCGATGACGAAACCCGGCGGCCGAAGGCGGGGAAGCCGAGCAAATAACCCTCTGTTGCCGCTACGTCACGGGCCGACAAAATCTACTTTTCCGATCCCCTGCCGACTAGGCGCTCAACCTCTGCGCGCATAGGGTTGGAAATATTTAATTTCATTCACTGGGGGCGACATGCTTCGCAAACTAATGATTTCCTCAGCCACGCTCGCCTCAATGATCGCTTCTGCGTCGGCTGCCGACCTGCCCAGCATTAAAGAAGCGCCGGCCTATGTCCCGCCACCGCCGGTCCTTAGCTGGACGGGGTTCTATGTCGGCGCCGAAGGCGGCTATGCATGGGGCGAAAGCTATCAATCCCAAGATGGCGCCACAACGGACACCTACCATCCGCGCGGCGGTTTTGGTGGCGGCACGGTCGGCTACAATTGGCAGTTCTCGCAATTCGTGCTTGGGCTTGAAACGGATTTCTCTGGCGGAGACATCGTCGGTTCTTTGCCGATCGGTCGGTATAACGGTTATGGTTGCGGGTCGGGGCCTTGCGAAACCAGAATAAACTGGTTCGGAACGGCGCGCGGCCGCGTCGGCTATGCCTTTAACAATGTACTGATCTACGGCACCGGCGGCTATGCATATGCCAATATTCACACCGCGATTGAGACGGCTCCCGATTTTACGGGGACTTCGACGCGTTCCGGATGGACCGCAGGTGCTG is part of the Methylovirgula ligni genome and harbors:
- a CDS encoding heme biosynthesis protein HemY, coding for MIRVLIFLLLLAAGALGISWLANHPGEISLTWQGYNIQTTVAVASGIIAAIALILALVFGLFGYLWNLPVHLSQRAKRRRKEKGYAALSRGMIAIGAGDAQLARRSAAEARKHLEQEPLTLLLGAQAAQLSGDRAGAEAAFQKLTQDSTTRLLGLRGLHVEAQRRGDQDAALHFAEEAHKIAPLAWSSKAVLDHRAAQGRWETALDVLDRQISAKLIDKETGERQRAVLETALAQEKESQGEWEQALVLARKALSRAPDLIPASVALAQILTRRGELRKAAKIVETAWDRQPHPELAEVYLDLRPGDSNADRLAKARTLARIRPGDPESHIIVARAALAARDFPAARAAMAPLIDEDKRPTQRMCLIMAELEDRETGDEGKVREWLARSARAPRDPVWMADGIAASKWAPISPATGRLDAFVWQTPADRLGTAIEADSWIAQAGTAALEPPAAEPPEPPRLVVAAPEVLPPPAETSEAQTSAPPEIIAPPKAERPSFRANGAPASQKVIFPMPGAPDDPGLAEEPEAPAAGDRIGLP
- a CDS encoding outer membrane protein; this translates as MIASASAADLPSIKEAPAYVPPPPVLSWTGFYVGAEGGYAWGESYQSQDGATTDTYHPRGGFGGGTVGYNWQFSQFVLGLETDFSGGDIVGSLPIGRYNGYGCGSGPCETRINWFGTARGRVGYAFNNVLIYGTGGYAYANIHTAIETAPDFTGTSTRSGWTAGAGVEWLFAPSWSAKLEYLHADFGRFGFGTDEPIPTTAVRFDSVKAGVDYHFSLFAPPTPVVAKY
- a CDS encoding COG4223 family protein, with translation MADPEPGEDTGTVPPKPDFSANALRRDTAVIDGTAEDLTPQDSHQESQETADVSEPVAHTALPLSESETTPVEDASESPEPAPEEAPSEPSSPETPPRAGETRPRRGGVLAPALLSLIIGGAAGFGGAYGLRYLDNSDAEINALRVQLAHLEMQQPDVARQNAQTEALANAQSDFGKRLATTEAAVNANADALTALRGEVAKLAARKPVAAVAGAAPDLGPLTQQVTDLQDKLTALTTQVGGLSGSLAAQKSQVTATQNLVAQSAAAHADDTAVALIAGSLLRKAEAGLPFADDLSALAAHGADKAALASLEPAARSGVPASATLAAQFAAESPAILATAPAPHAKGFLDRLLKDAEGLVRIRKIGDTSGDSLAAHVARIQKALDAGAVETAYQQWTALPAPAQQASRDFGTAAKHRLDTIAAARAIEASALANLGKAKS
- a CDS encoding YeeE/YedE family protein, with the protein product MTKFAAFLCGLIFGFGLVVAQMSNPSKVLNFLDIAGHWDPSLAFVMGGAVIVTFLGYRLVGRAPVSLTGRPFEAPRTLPIDARLVSGAALFGIGWGLVGLCPGPAIVALGVDGWEAVLFIAAMAIGMVLYDRVLRPILPSDSPDPGGIAAVSRPR
- a CDS encoding YeeE/YedE family protein — translated: MTSFTPYSAFLGGTLIGLSAVLLMLFNGRIAGISGIFGGFLALRPGETLWRLAFIAGLIAAPLLYRGFGGQIPFAITPAAPLLIAGGLLVGIGTRMGNGCTSGHGVCGLARLSPRSLAATLTFMATGIGTVFVVRHLLGG